ATAGAGTTTTTATACAGTTAAGTAGAGGAAATACCTGAACTTGGACCTGGATCAGACTGGTCAGACTTGAGAAGACCATCCTGTCTGAAATATGAGTTCAATATGTTTTCCATTCGGATCACGACgacacacagacctgagacCAGCAGTAAAACCAGAACCCTTCCTGACCCCATAAGactcaggtctctggtctctggacgGGTCTGGACCTCTACTTTAaaacctgctgctggaaacaggaaacaagaaCTGAGTTCACAGATAGAacatccagcagcagaggattCTGGGTACTGTAGTTCATGTATCTGATATATTGTGGGTGCTGCAGTTCACTCGTGGGTGATGCATTGTGGGTACTGATGTTTACTTGTGGGCGATGGCCTGCAGGCTGCTCGTTCTCTTCATGATGTTCGGGACAAACAGAAGTCCTGACGCTCTCTCCACAGTTTCTATGGGAACCAGGAAACGCTCCAGAGGAACCTTGTCATCTATTGGTTCATTTGGTAAAACGTACGACCGAAGCTCCACCCCCCTACCATCAGCCTGCTCCAAGATCAGCACCTGAGGAGACCGGACGGGAGACGTCATCCtctgacagaaagacaggtgacatcatcatccttatCATCAGGTAGACTCACCTTGAAGAAGTGTGTTGGCACAGCGACGTGGTTTCGCCCAATAACCTGATAACGAACGTAGagtttcccatcagcctcctgcctgaaacacacacctgaagatGTCACCTTACAGCTCCTCCCCCTGAGCAGCcagacaccacagaagaagaagcagaggttACCTGGGCAGGTAGAGCGGGCCAGTGCAGACGTAGACGTTGAGGTAGCGTTTGGTCAGAGATCGACACAGTTTCTCCAGATTGTTCCAGGTGTTCTGGTTCAAGTTAGGGTTCTAAAaggaacacagaacacacacattcaaccatcagtcagagtgtgtgtgtgtgtgtgtgtgtgtgtgtgtgtgtgtgtgtgtgtgtgtgtgtgtatacctgtgtgtgtgtgtgtgtgtgtgtatacctgtgtgtgtgtgtgtgtgtgtgtgtgtgtgtgtgtgtgtgtgtgtgtgtgtgtgtgtgtgtgtgtgtgtgtgtgtatacctgtgtgtgtgtgtgtatgtgtgtacctGTGGAGCAACGTTGCTCAGGTAGAAGGTGTCCTCCATAGCTTTCTGACTCCActtgtgattggctgcagcaGCCAGGTGACCTCTGTCAAAGCCACTCCCTTTGAAGTCAGCGTTGGTCGATCTGTGAAACATGTGTATGCTGGAAAGGGCGGGGTTTAAACAGAGAGGGGTGGGGTTAAGTCAATCCCTGCTCCATTACCTGTAACATTTACAACACACTGTTTACATgattacagctgcagcagttagtaaacaaacaaatcaacagtGATTCATACTGACAGGATTGTCTCACCTGTCGTCCTCTTTGAAGTCGCAGTACTTCCTGTCTGACGAGCCACTCAGAGACAAGGGATTCAGCCTCTCTATTACCCAGGATGCAGTGCGTGTGCGAGGGTCGTAGGAGGTGACGTAGGACTCTCTGGTCTTGATGTTGGCCAATGAGGGGAAGCCATACTTCATCACAGCTCCTGACTTACCTGGACTCAACTGGGAGCAGAGTCAGGTGAGTCACTGAACTGATtcatcagaaaaatgacaaacagctTTGATGAATCCAGTTCATCCCATGAAGAAATGTaacatatgacatatatgttcctataagaggatatattatcATCACATATATTCGTCCTTTGATATATGAAAGGGTTGTTATATGAAATACTCAAGAGTAAAATTTgtgcatgtacatatattaaaaatatctatatgatgaatttgtACATAGGAAACATATGCTCGCAAATTATTTTAACGTGttaacatatattttatttatttattaaaacaacatacaaaaaataaaaaaaatctatgtttataaatatattgattaatttctcattaattttaaacatgtctaacTTCACATTCTGTGAAAgggttcatatatatatatatatatacatatatatatatacagcataaTGTGtggatggatatatattatataacatctgcctaaaatataaacatacagacATGTATTGGATATATGTCAATTTATGAAgttgttccaatttctaattggttgtataattttttacatatgtttacatataaaataaaaatgtatgtttcatATATGTTAATTCAGTATCTGAACATGTATTAGCTACATTTGCgtttgttgtttcagtttgtgaaaAGTTGAGATttgatgctttattttattgaatgtgACAGGAtgcgcgtacacacacacacacacacacacacacacacacactcacacacacacactcacacacacacacacacacacacacacacacacacactcacacacacacacacacacacacacacacacacacacacacacacacactcacacacacacacacacacacacactcacactcacacacacacacacactcacacacacacacacacaacacacacacacacacactcacacacacactcacacactcacacactcacacacacacacacacacacacactcacacacacacacacacacacacactcacacactcacactctctctctcaccgtCAGCTCGGAGGCCTGGACTCTCAGGACCGGGACCACCGGGACTCGGTTGAGCAaaccgtcctcctcctccccgccTCTGAGGCTCAGTAGGCGGCTGACCGCAGCTCCGAGTCCCGCTCCACACACCAAGGTCGCTCCGGTCCTACACCACCGTCTCATTGTGCCGGTGGTTTAGCTGCTATTGACGCGCTCTGATGACGTCCCACGGCGACACGGAAGGCCAACGTGTTTTTTTataaagcgtgtgtgtgtgtgtgagtgtgtgtgtgtgtgagagagagagagagagagagagagagagagagagagagagagaggagggatttGAGAACTGTATGTctgttttaaatcttaaatagtttgttttattttttccttctgaCACTCTTGTAATATGTGATCAGTGCTCTATAAGTAAACTTTATTATAATGCAATAATaactacattattttttaaatgacagctACAtcctctgtgttcatgtttataTAGTTCTTTATTTCCAGCAGCTCTAACaggatgttttatttcattaactgCTGCTCGTCTGGTTAGCTGCTAATGGTTCGttaaataaagttgtctgaGTTTGAATCTGAGTCCTCAGGTAGTTTAACATGTCACAGACACCTGAGTCCACACGTTCAAGCAGCAGGAAAGGCAAAGAGAGAATTTCACAATGAAAGTCGTTGCTTTGAGGATCTTTTCTTCAGCGGTACAGACGCAGAAACTTTACAGAccacacactttaaaaacagtgtCCTCAGTTTGCTTGTGAAACAGTTACACACAGGaacaggatgtgatgtcataTCCTGTTCCAACAGGTGACAGGTGgatttcagtaaaaaaaaaacaacaataaacaacagtcAGTAAAATGTAAACTGGTTCTTCTTGGTTTTATATCGTGTTAAATTTTTATcactctgtgatgtcatcagcaggCGTGGCCTCAGCTCAGTGGGCGGGCTCAGCGGGAGGTGGAGGTGATCAGACTAAGGGTCAGCAGGTAAAGGTGTGAGGTCAGAGACGATGAGGAGCCTTCAGCGTTGTCGGGGCAACCACTCTTCTTCAGACAGACACTTTTCTCGCATAATGTACCTGCacacatgatgacatcatcagtccCTGCCCACAACACCTGACTCATGATATAACCGGGCCCCACCCACACCAGGTGACTAATTACCTGTGAAGTTATCTGGACAGAGGCAGCGCTGGAAGTCAACGCAAGTTCCTC
This genomic window from Seriola aureovittata isolate HTS-2021-v1 ecotype China chromosome 5, ASM2101889v1, whole genome shotgun sequence contains:
- the endog gene encoding endonuclease G, mitochondrial; the encoded protein is MRRWCRTGATLVCGAGLGAAVSRLLSLRGGEEEDGLLNRVPVVPVLRVQASELTLSPGKSGAVMKYGFPSLANIKTRESYVTSYDPRTRTASWVIERLNPLSLSGSSDRKYCDFKEDDSIHMFHRSTNADFKGSGFDRGHLAAAANHKWSQKAMEDTFYLSNVAPQNPNLNQNTWNNLEKLCRSLTKRYLNVYVCTGPLYLPRQEADGKLYVRYQVIGRNHVAVPTHFFKVLILEQADGRGVELRSYVLPNEPIDDKVPLERFLVPIETVERASGLLFVPNIMKRTSSLQAIAHK